A region of the Paracholeplasma morum genome:
GACATGAACAATGTCGATGGAACCTCTTGGTAAAGTCTTGATGATATCTGCCCATTCTTGAGGATGAATGCCCTCTTTAACGTAATCTTCAGCGCTAATTCTAAGCGAAATAGGCTTATCTTGTGGCCACTCTGAGCGAACCGCGTCAATGACTTCTTGTAGGAAACGACTTCTATTATGCATAGACCCACCATAGGCGTCAGTTCTAGTATTGGATAATGGTGAAATGAACTCGTGAATTAAGTAGCCATGAGCTGCATGAATTTCTAATACATCAAAATTGGCCTCATTTGCACGTCGTGCAGCGTTCTTATAGGATTCAATAATATCTTTAATTTCGTCGACGGTAAGTGCTTTTGGCTCTTCATACTCCCCAAATGCAATCGCGCTTGGGGCTTTTTTAACAAGTGCAGCCTTGGATTTTCTGCCTGCATGATTGATTTGAATGCCCGCATAGGCATTGTGAGCATGAATTTGCTTAGTAATCCATCGTAAACCTTTAACGTGATCTTCTTCCCAAATACCTAAGTCGTTACTGGTGATTCTGCCATCCGGTTCGATGCCCGTGGACTCAACGAAAATCAACCCAATTTGTCCAATGGCTCTTGTGGCGTAGTGAACAACATGAAAGTCAGTTGCCATTCCCGTATCATCACTGCTATACATGCACATGGGAGGCATTACGATGCGATTTTTTAGTTTTAAGTCCTTAATTGTAAGGGGTGTAAACACATTTATCATAAGCTATTCTCACTCTTTTCTATAGGAGCTTGATTACCTTCATCCAATCTATTTTTGATCTTTTGCATACGGATGTCTGTATCAGCAATAACCTCTGCACATTGTTTCAACTCTTCTTTTAGCGCTGGTAATATATCTAAGTCTTTTTTATATTTCATATCATGTTCAAGACTTGCCCAAAAGTCCATCGCAATCGTTCTAATTTGCACTTCTACACGAAGTTTTCGCTTAGAATCGCTAAAATAGACCGGTATTTCAATGGTCAAGTGCAAGCTTCTGTAGCCGTTGGGCTTTGGTTTTTTGATATAATCTTTGATTTGAACAAGTGTGACATCATCTTGTCTAACAAACATGTTGGCAATCTCGTATATATCGTCTACGTAAGTACATACAATACGTACACCGGCGATATCATTAATTTGCTTAAGGTTATCAAGTGTCTTATCTAGCCCGTATCTACTCAATTTATCCAAAATGCTTTGGCTTTTTTTAATTCTTACTTTAATAAACTCAATCGGATTTCGGCTGTGTCTTAAGTTTAACTCGTCATTTAAGATTTCGAATTTCGTCTGAACTTCTCTCATTGCTGCGTAATATGCCATCATGAGTTTTTTATATTCATCTTTACTATCTTGAAATTCGACAGGGGGTTGAATAGACATTTCTGTAAACAGGTTTTTTTCAAATTCTGCTGACATTGCTAGTACCTCGCCTTCCTCTATCTATATTATAACAAAGAAACATACATTTATAAATAAATGTGGTTCGAAAATTCTTTTACGATGTATAATGATTATAAGGAGGTAGTACTATGAAAATTGAAATAATGAAAGACGGTCCTTACAAAGTTATTGGTAGAATTCCATTAACTGAAAAGAAACTTACTGTTGTAGATGGTAAGACTGAAGTGGTAAAGATTAAGGATTATCCTAATGCTGAAACGACATATTTATGCCGTTGTGGAAAGAGTAAAAATGCTCCATACTGCGATGGAACACACAAAACCTTTTTTGATGGAACCCTTCAAGCACCATATGGAAAGCAAACAGACCATATGATAAATGATCCAGAAATCGCAGTAATGCAAA
Encoded here:
- the namA gene encoding NADPH dehydrogenase NamA, with translation MINVFTPLTIKDLKLKNRIVMPPMCMYSSDDTGMATDFHVVHYATRAIGQIGLIFVESTGIEPDGRITSNDLGIWEEDHVKGLRWITKQIHAHNAYAGIQINHAGRKSKAALVKKAPSAIAFGEYEEPKALTVDEIKDIIESYKNAARRANEANFDVLEIHAAHGYLIHEFISPLSNTRTDAYGGSMHNRSRFLQEVIDAVRSEWPQDKPISLRISAEDYVKEGIHPQEWADIIKTLPRGSIDIVHVSSGGLVPFKIDDYPGYQLSFAKKIKKETGLIVIAGGLIEDPIMANGVLESNEADLIYFGRLSLRDPYFPLRFASRLRETIEWPEQYIRANKNMN
- a CDS encoding GTP pyrophosphokinase gives rise to the protein MSAEFEKNLFTEMSIQPPVEFQDSKDEYKKLMMAYYAAMREVQTKFEILNDELNLRHSRNPIEFIKVRIKKSQSILDKLSRYGLDKTLDNLKQINDIAGVRIVCTYVDDIYEIANMFVRQDDVTLVQIKDYIKKPKPNGYRSLHLTIEIPVYFSDSKRKLRVEVQIRTIAMDFWASLEHDMKYKKDLDILPALKEELKQCAEVIADTDIRMQKIKNRLDEGNQAPIEKSENSL
- a CDS encoding CDGSH iron-sulfur domain-containing protein produces the protein MKIEIMKDGPYKVIGRIPLTEKKLTVVDGKTEVVKIKDYPNAETTYLCRCGKSKNAPYCDGTHKTFFDGTLQAPYGKQTDHMINDPEIAVMQNEIKGVSGPLSVSGDVKVYDGDTHYEQKPKVSLCRCGASKNKPFCDGTHQAIGYNDK